In one window of Drosophila ananassae strain 14024-0371.13 chromosome XR, ASM1763931v2, whole genome shotgun sequence DNA:
- the LOC6505281 gene encoding probable tubulin polyglutamylase TTLL1: protein MKPPPKSSALKNLRPKLGGSCTSCDDDSPEVPPPLPASPPSLTLPPPLVNFIRSRLKPPKSQKCIFYSTDWEKSALLTNFQKRGWLQVPSFGGEWNFYWACTQNCRYIFGIDHPYRMRSDQMINHFPNSVELSRKDLLIKNIKRYRKDLERRGDPLAQTLSPDTKLGIGGTRYKHLDIIPLTFVLPADYQLFVEAFHQNPVSTWIVKPCSKSQGVGIYLVNKLSKLKKYAYDARTFYPAMNRDTCVISKYIENPLLIGGKKFDLRLFVLVTTFNPLKAYLYNEGFCRFCTEKYDQAEIDNVFMHLTNVSIQKTNEEYNSIHGGKWPLQNLWLYLDSLRGEGVSDILWRRISDTIRHSLDAVAPVMANDRHCFEVYGYDIIIDNSLKPWLIEINTSPSMHSTTTNDRSLKSRLIDNVLDVVVPPNSLPDEHWDKIPKPELLKNFTVLMPIPHQKHSSTGAGGATRSGGSRRKGRSSKKKKSPPAEGAEMNARKGKGGGGGGTSTSTGTGTGKEKLRR from the exons TAGCTGTGACGATGATTCACCGGAAGTGCCTCCACCGCTCCCCGCGTCACCGCCCTCCCTCACCCTGCCGCCCCCCCTTGTCAACTTCATCCGGAGCCGCCTGAAGCCGCCCAAGTCGCAGAAGTGCATCTTCTACAGCACCGACTGGGAGAAGTCGGCGCTGCTCACCAACTTCCAGAAGCGGGGCTGGCTCCAGGTGCCCTCGTTCGGCGGCGAGTGGAACTTCTACTGGGCATGCACCCAGAACTGCCGGTACATCTTTGGGATCGATCATCCCTACAGGATGCGTTCTGATCA AATGATAAACCACTTTCCCAACTCCGTGGAACTGTCCCGCAAGGACCTGCTGATCAAGAACATCAAGCGCTACCGCAAGGATCTAGAGCGACGTGGTGATCCCCTGGCCCAGACCCTGTCCCCGGACACGAAACTGGGGATCGGTGGAACGCGGTACAAGCACCTGGACATCATACCCCTGACCTTTGTCCTGCCGGCCGACTACCAGCTGTTCGTGGAGGCCTTCCACCAGAACCCGGTGAGCACCTGGATCGTGAAGCCCTGCAGCAAGTCGCAGGGCGTGGGCATCTACCTGGTGAACAAGTTGTCCAAGCTGAAGAAGTACGCCTACGACGCCAGGACCTTCTATCCGGCAATGAACCGGGACACCTGTGTGATCTCCAAGTACATTGAGAATCCCCTCCTGATTGGCGGCAAGAAGTTCGATCTGCGGCTCTTTGTCCTGGTCACGACCTTTAATCCCCTGAAGGCCTACCTCTACAACGAGGGATTCTGTCGGTTCTGCACGGAGAAGTACGACCAGGCGGAGATCGACAATGTATTCATGCACCTGACCAACGTCAGTATCCAGAAAACGAAT GAGGAGTACAATTCCATACACGGTGGCAAGTGGCCTCTCCAGAATCTTTGGCTCTACCTGGACAGCCTCCGGGGCGAGGGTGTTTCGGATATATTGTGGCGCCGCATCTCGGACACCATCCGTCACTCCCTGGACGCGGTGGCTCCAGTAATGGCCAACGACCGGCACTGTTTCGAGGTCTACGGCTACGACATCATCATCGACAACAGCCTGAAGCCGTGGCTGATCGAGATCAACACCTCGCCCTCGATGcactccaccaccaccaacgaCAGGAGCCTCAAGTCGCGCCTCATCGACAACGTCCTGGACGTGGTGGTCCCCCCGAACAGTCTGCCAGA CGAACACTGGGATAAAATCCCGAAGCCAGAGTTGTTGAAAAACTTCACCGTCCTGATGCCCATTCCGCACCAGAAGCATTCGTCGACGGGTGCCGGGGGGGCCACCCGGTCGGGGGGATCGCGCCGCAAGGGCAGATCCtccaagaagaagaaaagcCCACCCGCCGAGGGGGCGGAGATGAACGCCAGAAAGGGCAAGGGCGGCGGAGGCGGcggcaccagcaccagcaccggCACCGGCACCGGCAAGGAGAAGCTGCGACGATAA